The Salegentibacter mishustinae genomic interval ATCAGCTTATTCTCCGGCAAAATCTCCCAACTAAATTGGTTCAGGTCTTCTTCGTACCTCAGGTTATCCCTAAGAATTTTATAAGAATAAGATATTTTTTCTTCCGGAAAACCTTTATAAATCACCGATTCAAACTCGGTTTTCGTTCTTTTAGCACGCTCTTCAAAATCCATACTTCCAATATCTCTTCCCTGTAAATTCATTTTCAAAGAATCACTCATCGTACGCCCCCGGCTGGCAAAAATTGAAACCTTATTGCCCAGAAATAAGTTAAAATCTTCGGTTTTTAATTCATTAATATCCGTAGAATCGGGAGCATAAGTTAACTCGTAAATAGCTTTGTATTTAATTTGATCTTCGATCTCTTTGTTCTGTGCAAAAGCGGAAGAAAAAACAAGGCTAAAAATAATCAAAAGGAAAGTTTGCATTAGTGATGATATATTAAGAATTAGATTGAAATGATGAATAATTCTTCAATATTAAGAATATATTTATCCTAATAAAAATTTTAACTAAATAAATAGTAGCCTAACTATAAAAAAAGTTGTTTCTATATTTAAAGAATTACCGGGCTTTATTAAATTTGATATCTTGGTAGCTCCTTGAGAACCTTATCTAATGAATAAATTTTTAAGAGCTTTAATTTTAATAGCGGGGCCATTATTATTTTTTATACTTCAAATACTGGGCGCGCCAAAATCTATGCCCCCGGCAGCTTTTGATATTCTTTGTATTACCATTTGGATGGCGCTCTGGTGGGTGACCGAGGTAATCCCAATTTCGGTTACCGCTTTATTGCCCATTGTTATGTTTCCCTTAACCGGCGCTTTAGATATTGAAGCCACCACCGCTGCTTTTGGTCATAAATACGTGTTTTTATACCTGGGCGGATTCGTTCTAGCCGTAGCTATAGAAAAATGGGATTTACACCGAAGAATTGCGCTAAACATCATTAACCTCATTGGAAGCAAGATAAAATTCATCATCCTTGGTTTTATGATTGCCACCGCATTCCTTTCTATGTGGATCTCAAATACCGCAACATCGGTTATGATGCTTCCTATTGGCACCGCGATAATAAGTCAGTTAAAAAACAATCCATTTAGCAACGAAAATGAACCTATGGTCTTTGGGAAAGCATTAATGCTCGCTATAGCCTATAGTGCTTCAATTGGTGGAATTGGAACGTTAATAGGAACACCGCCAAACCTGGTTTTTGCCGGAATAGTTGAAGAATTATACGGCATCGAGATCAGTTTTTTGAAATGGGCAATGTTAGGGATTCCGATCTCGGTTTTCCTGTTGTTTATTTGTTGGAAATACCTTACCAGTTTTGCTTTTAAATTTGATAAAGCTGAATTCCCCGGCGGGAAAGCCGAAATTAATAAACTACTGAAGTCTTTAGGAAAAATAAGCATGCAGGAAAAGAGGGTGCTCGTTATCTTCGGTTGCACCGCTTTTCTTTGGATCACAAGATCTTTTTTAATTCAGCCTTTTCTTCCTTTTATAGATGATACTATAATAGCTATTGTTGCGGCGATCGCACTCTTTATTGTCCCATCGGGAAAAGAAACGAAACCTTTATTAAACTGGGAAGAAGCCGTGAAAATTCCCTGTTGAATCATCTTACTTTTTGGCGGCGGAATGGCTCTTGCAAAAGGTTTTAGTGAAACAGGTTTAGCGGTTTGGATAGGCGAACAACTCACTTACTTACAAAACCTGCCTTTATTCCTATTAATATTAATTCTTGTCGCTGCCGTTAATTTTCTAACCGAAGTAACCTCTAATCTCGCCACCACGGCAATGCTACTTCCAATTTTAGCGCCTATGGCTTTGGCAATGGGCCTTCACCCTTATTTATTATTAATAAGCGCTACACTGGCCGCATCCTGCGCTTTTATGTTGCCGGTAGCAACGCCACCAAACGCGGTGGTTTTTGGTTCGGGTTATTTAAAAATACCAGATATGATAAAAACGGGCTTATGGATGAACCTTTTTTCTATTCTTTTAATAAGTATTTTGGTGTATTTCTTTTTACCCAGCATCTGGGGTTTTAAGGTGAATGAGATTCCAGAACTTTTCGCATAAAAAAAGAGGGAAGTTATTTCCCTCTTTTTTCATTCAATTAAATATTCAGGCTAATTCTGTGCCCACCATAATTCAGTTCCCTGTTCGTCTGGTCCCTGTTCCTGTATGGCCGCTTCAACATTTGCTCCGTTTGTATTGTACTCCTGGTTTCCATACCTCATTCGTTGAGGATATTCACCGTTAAGAGTTCCTGCTGCGTAGATATCGTAATCTGATACTCCATTAGCTAATTCAACAGGATATCCTGTATCTCTTACTACGGCCCATGCTTCAAAACCATCTGTATAAGATACAATCCATCTTTGGATAGCGATTTTCTCTAAATTTTCTTCATCGGTTCCGTTTAGTTGAGCCATTTCTTCATTAGCAATAAAGGCTTCAATCTCACTGTCCTCAACTCTCCAAATTTTCATCGCCTGTCTTATTCCTTCCTGGTATAATGCCTGAGCGTCACCAGAACTAAGACCTTTTACGATAGCCTCAGCTTGTAAAAAGTTTCCTTCGGCTGCAGTGAAAACCACTTCGGGGAAAATTTCCAGTCCCTGGTTTTTTGGATTATTAACCCAATCTGCAGGTTCAGAAAACAAGTCGTTCTTAACGTGAGGATAAATTTCTGGATTCAGCCTTGAAGGTTGCCCAACATAGTAATCCTGGTCCTGCGGTACAGAAATTGTAAATTCATCTCCAGAACCGTTTCTTGTATACGGCACTCCAGCATTATCAAGTTCTCCTAAAATAAATTCTACGTGCTTATCAAAGAGGCTTGCTCCAGACCCTTCAGCTGGTTTTGTAAAGGTGAATTCCCCACCAATAATAGGTTTGGCGTAACGTGATAATCGTGGATCATTATTATCTCTAAGATAGTCAATAAGGGTTTTCCCAACATTCCAGTGAGATCCTATTCCACCGAAGTTATGCCAAACATCTCCATAAGCTGCATTTCCAAATTGGTCTATTTCGGTATCTTTCTCCATTAATGCATTATCCATCTCTGTGCTTAAAAGCGGAGCCTGCAAAGCTTCAGAAATAGCTGTTTCAGCAAAATCTGCTCCTGGTGCACCTTGCGCTCTTAGAGCCATTCTTAACTTCAATGTGTTTGCCAGTTTTTTCCATTGCTGAAGATCTCCGTTAAAGAACAAATCGTTTTCAGCGAGAAGCTCAATACCATCACCAGTTACGGTTTGATCTCCAATAATCTCCATCGCCTGGTCTAACTCAGCAATTACTCCGCGATAAATTTCAGATTGACTATCTAATTTAGGTGTAATAATGTCTGGATCCAAAGCTTCTGAATAAGGTACCATTCCAAAAGTATCTGTATACATTTGATAGTATAGACCTTTCATTACCAGACCAAGTGCGTAAAAATTCTGATTTTCTAAGTCTCCGCCTTCACCTACAAAGTTCTGGTAAACACTTAAGTTACTAACATACCCGGCTATCCAATCGTAAGTGGCATCAGTATATCCAGCACTGTAAGCATAACCAAGAGAACCGGTCCACCAGCATCCATTATAACCAAAAGTGAATTGACCTGCATACCTATCGGCATGAATTAAATGCGCTCTCCAATATGGAAAACGATTAGGTGCATAAAGTTCTATTTGAATTCCAGTAAGAAAGTATTTTGCACTCACTTCTTCAGATCCAAATGCATCGGGTCTTGTGTTGATCTCCTCGAAATCGGAACATCCGGCAAGTAAAAAAACCAACAACAAGCTTGTGCCAATTGTCTTTAAAATTCCTTTCATAATTATTTTTATTAAAATTTAATATTAATATTTAAACCAAGACTACGAATAGTTGGTGCATTGTTTAGAGAAATTCCCTGTCCTGAAAGTCCTGTTCCAATAGAAGCATCAGGATCAATATCATCGGCTTCTTTATAGATAAAGAATAAATTTCTACCAATTAAACCAACTGAGGCAGAAGTTAAACCTATATTGCTTATAGACTCCCCTGGTAACCTGTAAGTTAACGCAAATTCTCTTAATCTCACGTTGGTTTGATCATAAACATAGTTAGAGGTGATATTTGAATAACTACCCCAGTATTGCTGTGCCGTTATTTGAACATCGTTTTGTTGTCCTGTTTCTTCATTAATAGCGTCTACGGTGATACCGCCATCTCTGTACTGAAGACTTCTTTCTGAAACACCGGCTCCATCAAGATAAGAAGAGGTTGCAGAATATATTTCTCCGCCAAATCTTCCATCTACAAGGAATCTTAAGTTCCAGTTCTTATAAGTAAAAGTATTAGTTAAGCCTCCAATAAAATCTGGTTGAGCATTTCCTAGTTTTTCTCTTTCATTAGAAGCTACCGGAAAGCCTTCGGCTGTCACAACTCGCTCTCCATTTTCGTTAGTTTTCCAGGTGGTACCATAAATATCACCAATTCCGCCACCTACTTCTGCTCTTACGGAAAGATCTCCCAAACTATTTAGAACGGTGTAATCTAAACCATCAATCAGCTCTACCAATTTGTTGTTATTTCTTGACATGTTGGCTGAAATATCCCATCTAAAGTTTTCATTTTGTACAGGTACACCACCAATCATAAGTTCAAATCCGTTGTTTTTCACCTCTCCAACATTCTCTTTAAAAAAGCTGTATCCAGTTGAAAAAGGCACAGGCACGTTAAAAATCATATCATTAGTTACGATCTCATAAATTGAAAAATCTCCATATAATCTGTTTTTGAACATATTAAATTCAACACCAAATTCAGTAGATTTTACACTCTCTGGTTTTAGGTCTGGATTTAGTTTCACGCTAGGACCTTCCAAAACAGTTAATCCTAAGTAACCCTGTTGTGGCACACTAAAGGTTTGGTATAACTGATACACTCCAGTATCGTTACCAACTTCTGCCCAACTAGCTCTTAGTTTAAGCATATCCAGAAAATTCTTATCTGGATCTATAAAACGGTTTACCAACAGGGAATAACTTACAGAAGGATAAAAGAAAGATCTATTATCTTCACTAAGGGTTGATGACCAGTCGTTTCTGGCAGTTAAATCTAAATACATGAAATCATCATAGGAAAAACTAAAAGATCCATATAATGAATTGATTTTTTTAACTCCTAATGGTGTATGTGTACTGGTTTGAACATTAGTATTATTTAAAAATGCTCGGGAAGGCAACCTAAATTGACTTCCTCTAACACTCATACCTTCAAAAGTACGTTTAGACAAACTACCTCCAACATTGGCCACCAGGTTTAGCTTTTCAGTAAGGTCTTTATTAGCTGTAAATAAGAAATCACTATTTATTTCTACGTTTTTACGACTGGTAAAATTCAAGCGGCCATCGTAAAAGAAATGATGTCCATAATCCTGAATATCCTCTGTTCTAACGTTGGTAACATCTCCCCCTATTCTAATAAAAGCAGAAAGCCAATCATTAAACTCATAATTTAATTTTGTGAAACCTAGAAAACGATCTCTACGCTCATCATTGGTATCCTGGTTTAGCATCCAGTATGGATTACCAAGACTTTTGTTCTGTCCTGCATAACTTATTGCCCCATATTCATCTGGAAACATTTCTGGATTAGACCATAAAGAAGGTTTATATCTTTTAAGGTCATCTATAGCAACATTTCTGGGCATCCTATAAACAAAAGCCAGCACACCCTCTGTACCTACATTCACTCTATTCTCAAGTTCCTGAGTAAAATAGGTGGCCTTACTATCTAATGTTAATTTATCAGATAAATCTATAACGCCTCTTAGGTTAAAGTTATGGCTATGAAGTTCAGAATTAGGAATAACCGAAGTTGTTTGGTTATTAGTATAAGAGAATCTTACACTATGGTTTTCACCACCCTGATCCATCGAGATGGTATTGATACTTTTAATTCCGTTTTCAAAGAAATTTTCTACATTATCTGGCTGTGCAGTATATGCTCTTTCTTCTCCCGTATAGTATAATTGTTGAGAACCATCTAAAAGTGGCCCCCAGGAACTAGAGCCAAAGTTTTCTAAATCTGCATAAACAGCACCATTAACGCCCTGCCCGTATTGATTTTGAAAATCTGGAAGAAACATGGTTTCTTCTATGGATACATTCGAATTGACCGAAATACCCAGGCCGGCACCTCTTGTACCTTTTTTAGTAGTAATTAAAATCACCCCACTCGCTGCTCTAGAACCATAAAGTGCAGCCGCGTTTGGACCCTTTAATACCGAAATTGATTCGATATCAGCAGGATTAATATCTGTAATCCCACCACCGGTAACGGTACTATTATAAATACTACCACCAGATTCATTTCCTGAAGCATCAATTGGAATACCATCTACCACAATCAAAGCCTGGTTGTTTCCGGTTAAGGTGTTATTACCACGAATAGTAATACGAGAACCAGAACCTACTCCACTGGCTTGATTAACTACCAAACCGGCAACTTTACCTACAAGCGAATTGGCAACATTATAATCTTTAACTGTATTTACTTCTTCAGAATCTAACTCGGTTACGGCATAACCAAGTGATTTTTTCTCCCTGGTTAAGCCCAGAGAAGTAACTACAACCTCATCTAAAGCTTCTGTATCTGGAGAGAGCTCTAAGTTTATTGTAGTTTGACCGTTTACAGGAACTTCCTGTTTCATAAATCCTACCATAGAAAAAACTAAAGTAGCATCCTCTTCAACCTCCAGGGAGTAATTTCCGTCAAAATCTGTAGAGGTTCCATTACTGGTTCCTTTTTCCAGTACAGTAACTCCCGGTAAAGGCATTCCGTTTTCAGAATCTGTTACTGTTCCGGTTACTGTTTGCTCCTGCGCAATCACGTTTTGATTAAATGAAAAAAACATTAATCCAAGCAGGAATAATAATTTTTTACCCATGTGTAATTAGTTTTGGTTAGAATTTTACGCCCTAATAGCGCATTTCGATTATAAATTTAAATAAATGTTAGAAATGTGTTAACCATTTCAGAAAGTTTTCGACAGATAACAAATTTGAACAGCTAAACAACTAACATAAACGAAAACGTTTAAGCTAAATTAACACTAAGTAACTGCGCTTAACTAAATTTTTTAATTAATTATCAACAGTAATTAAATTAATTTCTTTAGATTTTAGGAAATCATTATGATTTATAAAGAAATCTTCAAGGAGGAATGCCGGTGATTTATCGCTATTGCTAGTTTGCTCTGAAGATTGATAATTTATCATAACAGACTCATTATCATAGTACTTATTATTGAGATTAATCTTTATTTGTTCAAAAGTTGGTTTTGTAAATGTGTAAGTAGGTTGAGCAGGAGTTACAGGATAGAAACCCATCATTGAATATACTAACCATGCGCTCATAGTACCTGTATCATCGTTCCCTGGAAGACCCGCCGGGCTGTTCTTATAATATTGTTTAATAAGTTCGGTAACTTTTGCGGAAGTTTTATGTTCACTACCTTCGATATAATTATACAAATAAGGATAAAGAATATCGGGTTCATTGGCCATATCGTATTGATCTTCTTCAAATACTTTATCCAGTTTATTTTCAAAAATTTGGGAACCTCCCATAAGCTTCATTAAACCTTTAATATCGTGAGGTACCATAAATAAATACTGCCAGGCATTACCTTCTATATAACCAACATTCTTTTCAAAATTGGCTCCCGCAAGTGGATCAAAAGGTTTATACCATTTTCCATCACTGTATTTTGGCTGTAAAAATCCTGTTTCTGGGTTATAAAGTTCTTTATAAGATGTAGCACGCTTAGAAAAGGTTTTATAATCCTGCTTTTTCCCTAAACTTTTTGCTAATTGTGCTATAGCATAATCGGCAATATTATATTCCAGGGTTGTGGACACAGGCCCGGGAACTCCACTATCAACGCCTACATACCCGTTATCAATATACTGTTTAAGGCCAGGCCGTAAGGGATTGTTGACTGTATCAAGCGCACTTTTTAGCATGGCTTCATAAGCTTTTTCTACATCAAAACCGGTTAAACCACGTAAATATGTATCAGCTAAAACAACCGCTGCAGGGTCTCCAACCATGGTAAATGTTTCGGTTGAATTTAATTCCCATTTAGGCAACCAACCATTTTCATCATACATAGCTAACATAGACTTTACCATTTCCAATTGCTCATCCGGATACAACAAACTCATTAATTGATGGTAGTTTCTATAGGTATCCCAAAGTGAAAAAGTGGTATATCGCGTTCCTTCGGTTCTACCAATTTTACCAGTGGCTATTTCCGGATATTCTCCATTAAAATCATTTAGGATATTAGGGTGAATTTGGGTATGATATAATGCCGTGTAGAAAATAGTTTTATGGTCTTTACTTCCGCCTTCAACCTCTACAACTTTAAGCTTCTTATTCCAGGCTTCTTTTGTTTGTTCATAAACTTCTTTAAAAGATAAATCTCCAACCTCTTTTTCTAAATTTTCACGGGCATTTTCAATACTCACGTAAGAAATACCAATTTTGACTTCAACTTCCCGGGGCTCTTTGAAATCGTAAGCCATATAAGCTCCAATACTATCACCTATAACTTCCCGGGTAAAACCTTCTTTTACTCGAGTCTTTCCATTATAAGTCATCCACTTTGCTTCCTCGCCTTTATATTCATAAGGAGTTTTCCATATTCCAAACTCTTCTGCAGGTTCTGAAAATTTCACCACAAAATAAACAGGATAGGCTGCTTCCGCATTATTATAGCAAAAAGAACCCACAGTGCGCATTCCCTCAATTTCGGTAGGGGAAACAACATGAACCATGGACCCCTGCTCATTGGTAAGCCCTAAGCCTAAATTAAGTAAAATATTAGCTTTCCCTGCCGGAAAAGAATACCTGGAAACACCAACTCTTGTACTCGCAGTGGCTTCTGCTTTCACCTTATATTTATCGAGTTCAACTGAATAGTAACCGGCTTTTGCTGTTTCCTCAGAATAAGTACTTCCATATTTTAAATGATCTGTTTCCAATTCCCCGGTAGTGGGCATCGCAATGATTACTCCAAGATCTGGGCAACCTACCCCACTCATATTCACATGTGAAAAACCGGTTAGGAATTTATTTTCATATACATACGGGTTAGACAACCACTGACTATCCTTTTCTAAAGGATTAAGATCTATTCTTCCGGCAACATTAAACGGGGAAATACTTGCCATCCCTCGTGGAGCAATTGCTCCCGGATTAGTAGCTCCATAATTGGAGGTCCCTATAAATGGATTTACGTAATCTACCGGAGCTTTTTGTGCTGATATAAACCCAAAAACTAAAAAAGCCAGCAAAGGTAAATAAACATTTTTCATAAGTTAAACTATTTATTATCTGAACTCATAGAAAATGGAACTGCTTCCTTGGTCACCCCTCTTTCCATGTTAGGAGTGTCAATCATTTCAAGTTGAAGTGTACCACCTTGCATAACATCTTCATAATTCAGGTAATTTTTGTTCCATTCCTTTCCATTTAGAGAAGCAGATTCTATGTAAAAGTTTTCTTCGGAATTATCTTTAGCTATAATATTAAATTCATTTCCGTTTTGAAGCTTTAAGCTGGCTTTATCAAATAGTGGGCTACCAATAACATATTGACTTGCTCCCGGTGTAACTGGATAAAATCCTAATGAACTAAAAACATACCAGGCAGAAGTTTGCCCGTTATCTTCATCTCCCGGATATCCATCTGGAGTTGGAGCATAAAGTTTGGTAAGCACTTCCCTGATTCTTTGCTGAGTTTTCCAGGGCTTCCCGGCATAATTGTATAAATATATCATATGCTGAATAGGCTGATTGCCGTGGGCATAATTTCCCATATTCACTATTTGCATTTCCCTAATCTCGTGAATAGTAAATCCATAATATGAATCATCAAATTCGGGCGGCATTTCAAAAACTTCATCCAATTTTCCTGTAAATTCCTCTTCATCGCCCATGAGATCAATAAGTCCTTCAACATCCTGGAACACACTCCAGGTATAATGCAAACTATTCCCTTCTGTAAAGGCATCGCCCCATTTCAAAGGATTAAAAGGTTCCTGGAAAGTTCCGTCTTCATTCTTACCACGCATAAGATTAGTAGAAGAATCAAATAGTTTTTTATAATTATACGCCTGCTTATAAAAGCGTTTTGCTATTTTTTCTTTACCAAGATCTTTGGCCATTTTTGCTATGGTCCAGTCGGCATAAGCGTATTCCAGGGTTCTGGCAGCGTTTTCGTTTATATCTACATCGTACGGAACATAGCCCAGTTCGTTGTAATAACCTAGTCCTTCACGTCCAACTGATTCTACCGGTCTTCCTTCTTCAATATTCGCATTTTTAAGAATTGCTTCAAAAAGCACCTCCACATCTTCAGGATATACATTCCCTTTTAAGTAGGCATCAGCAATTATAGGCGCCGAATTAGAACCTATCATCACATTTCTATGCCCGGGACTTGCCCACTCGGGAAGCCAACCTGATTCTTTATAAGTATTAGCCAAACCGGCCATTATTTTTTTGTTCAGCTCGGGATACATCATATTAAAAAA includes:
- a CDS encoding SusD/RagB family nutrient-binding outer membrane lipoprotein; the encoded protein is MKGILKTIGTSLLLVFLLAGCSDFEEINTRPDAFGSEEVSAKYFLTGIQIELYAPNRFPYWRAHLIHADRYAGQFTFGYNGCWWTGSLGYAYSAGYTDATYDWIAGYVSNLSVYQNFVGEGGDLENQNFYALGLVMKGLYYQMYTDTFGMVPYSEALDPDIITPKLDSQSEIYRGVIAELDQAMEIIGDQTVTGDGIELLAENDLFFNGDLQQWKKLANTLKLRMALRAQGAPGADFAETAISEALQAPLLSTEMDNALMEKDTEIDQFGNAAYGDVWHNFGGIGSHWNVGKTLIDYLRDNNDPRLSRYAKPIIGGEFTFTKPAEGSGASLFDKHVEFILGELDNAGVPYTRNGSGDEFTISVPQDQDYYVGQPSRLNPEIYPHVKNDLFSEPADWVNNPKNQGLEIFPEVVFTAAEGNFLQAEAIVKGLSSGDAQALYQEGIRQAMKIWRVEDSEIEAFIANEEMAQLNGTDEENLEKIAIQRWIVSYTDGFEAWAVVRDTGYPVELANGVSDYDIYAAGTLNGEYPQRMRYGNQEYNTNGANVEAAIQEQGPDEQGTELWWAQN
- a CDS encoding GH92 family glycosyl hydrolase, whose amino-acid sequence is MKLNVLFGALFTLIFSANIYAQESEISYVDYVNTLMGTDSTFDLSNGNTYPAIALPWGMNFWTPQTAEMGDGWAYKYDDYKIRGIKQTHQPSPWLNDYAAFSLMAVTGQLKFEEEERASWFSHKAETAKPHHYSVYLADYDVTAEVAPTERAAHFKFTFPESDSSYIVLDAFNKGSMVKIIPEERKIIGYARNNHGGVPENFHNYFVAEFDKDFEVNHTWKDGWELQQNSKNAEADHVGAIIGFKTKKGEEVNVKVASSFISAEQAQLNLDSEIGESSFEEVKDNAKEIWNKELGRIQVEGDNTDHIETFYSSLYRVLLFPRKFYEINKEGKCVHYSPYNGEVLPGYMFTDNGFWDTFRAVFPFFNMMYPELNKKIMAGLANTYKESGWLPEWASPGHRNVMIGSNSAPIIADAYLKGNVYPEDVEVLFEAILKNANIEEGRPVESVGREGLGYYNELGYVPYDVDINENAARTLEYAYADWTIAKMAKDLGKEKIAKRFYKQAYNYKKLFDSSTNLMRGKNEDGTFQEPFNPLKWGDAFTEGNSLHYTWSVFQDVEGLIDLMGDEEEFTGKLDEVFEMPPEFDDSYYGFTIHEIREMQIVNMGNYAHGNQPIQHMIYLYNYAGKPWKTQQRIREVLTKLYAPTPDGYPGDEDNGQTSAWYVFSSLGFYPVTPGASQYVIGSPLFDKASLKLQNGNEFNIIAKDNSEENFYIESASLNGKEWNKNYLNYEDVMQGGTLQLEMIDTPNMERGVTKEAVPFSMSSDNK
- a CDS encoding GH92 family glycosyl hydrolase, coding for MKNVYLPLLAFLVFGFISAQKAPVDYVNPFIGTSNYGATNPGAIAPRGMASISPFNVAGRIDLNPLEKDSQWLSNPYVYENKFLTGFSHVNMSGVGCPDLGVIIAMPTTGELETDHLKYGSTYSEETAKAGYYSVELDKYKVKAEATASTRVGVSRYSFPAGKANILLNLGLGLTNEQGSMVHVVSPTEIEGMRTVGSFCYNNAEAAYPVYFVVKFSEPAEEFGIWKTPYEYKGEEAKWMTYNGKTRVKEGFTREVIGDSIGAYMAYDFKEPREVEVKIGISYVSIENARENLEKEVGDLSFKEVYEQTKEAWNKKLKVVEVEGGSKDHKTIFYTALYHTQIHPNILNDFNGEYPEIATGKIGRTEGTRYTTFSLWDTYRNYHQLMSLLYPDEQLEMVKSMLAMYDENGWLPKWELNSTETFTMVGDPAAVVLADTYLRGLTGFDVEKAYEAMLKSALDTVNNPLRPGLKQYIDNGYVGVDSGVPGPVSTTLEYNIADYAIAQLAKSLGKKQDYKTFSKRATSYKELYNPETGFLQPKYSDGKWYKPFDPLAGANFEKNVGYIEGNAWQYLFMVPHDIKGLMKLMGGSQIFENKLDKVFEEDQYDMANEPDILYPYLYNYIEGSEHKTSAKVTELIKQYYKNSPAGLPGNDDTGTMSAWLVYSMMGFYPVTPAQPTYTFTKPTFEQIKINLNNKYYDNESVMINYQSSEQTSNSDKSPAFLLEDFFINHNDFLKSKEINLITVDN
- a CDS encoding SusC/RagA family TonB-linked outer membrane protein, whose amino-acid sequence is MGKKLLFLLGLMFFSFNQNVIAQEQTVTGTVTDSENGMPLPGVTVLEKGTSNGTSTDFDGNYSLEVEEDATLVFSMVGFMKQEVPVNGQTTINLELSPDTEALDEVVVTSLGLTREKKSLGYAVTELDSEEVNTVKDYNVANSLVGKVAGLVVNQASGVGSGSRITIRGNNTLTGNNQALIVVDGIPIDASGNESGGSIYNSTVTGGGITDINPADIESISVLKGPNAAALYGSRAASGVILITTKKGTRGAGLGISVNSNVSIEETMFLPDFQNQYGQGVNGAVYADLENFGSSSWGPLLDGSQQLYYTGEERAYTAQPDNVENFFENGIKSINTISMDQGGENHSVRFSYTNNQTTSVIPNSELHSHNFNLRGVIDLSDKLTLDSKATYFTQELENRVNVGTEGVLAFVYRMPRNVAIDDLKRYKPSLWSNPEMFPDEYGAISYAGQNKSLGNPYWMLNQDTNDERRDRFLGFTKLNYEFNDWLSAFIRIGGDVTNVRTEDIQDYGHHFFYDGRLNFTSRKNVEINSDFLFTANKDLTEKLNLVANVGGSLSKRTFEGMSVRGSQFRLPSRAFLNNTNVQTSTHTPLGVKKINSLYGSFSFSYDDFMYLDLTARNDWSSTLSEDNRSFFYPSVSYSLLVNRFIDPDKNFLDMLKLRASWAEVGNDTGVYQLYQTFSVPQQGYLGLTVLEGPSVKLNPDLKPESVKSTEFGVEFNMFKNRLYGDFSIYEIVTNDMIFNVPVPFSTGYSFFKENVGEVKNNGFELMIGGVPVQNENFRWDISANMSRNNNKLVELIDGLDYTVLNSLGDLSVRAEVGGGIGDIYGTTWKTNENGERVVTAEGFPVASNEREKLGNAQPDFIGGLTNTFTYKNWNLRFLVDGRFGGEIYSATSSYLDGAGVSERSLQYRDGGITVDAINEETGQQNDVQITAQQYWGSYSNITSNYVYDQTNVRLREFALTYRLPGESISNIGLTSASVGLIGRNLFFIYKEADDIDPDASIGTGLSGQGISLNNAPTIRSLGLNINIKF
- a CDS encoding GLPGLI family protein; the encoded protein is MQTFLLIIFSLVFSSAFAQNKEIEDQIKYKAIYELTYAPDSTDINELKTEDFNLFLGNKVSIFASRGRTMSDSLKMNLQGRDIGSMDFEERAKRTKTEFESVIYKGFPEEKISYSYKILRDNLRYEEDLNQFSWEILPENKLIEGYQSQKATTTFAGRNYIAWFTSEIPISEGPYKFNGLPGLILEISDVQNHYNYKLKSFEKFKNPASVELKVSHFIKSDKKEILESIKEYKLDPFAVVERNNTPEKNITFGFQPGEKEKLLRENKEKLEKRNNPIELE